The window AATAGTTATAAATGATGAGTGTTGGAGTAATTTAACATAGATGTCGTTAATTTTTTGAGAGAGATTTTTGGGAGAAGAAAAATGTTGTTTAATACCTGCATGATTTATGTCATTGCGAAGGTCTGAAAGTTGTATGTAAGAACTGAATAGTTCTGATATGGGGTTGTTGTTCAAGACAGAGACATATTTTTTGATTTTAGTATATAAATATTTGTCCCATTCTTTTTCATCAATGTTTAAATGTATGATATTTATAGTTTTTTTCAATGCTTCTCTATTGTCGATATCTAAATAATTTTCTTCAATTAGCTGAAGAAGGTAAGATATAAAATTTTCTTGAAGTAAAGTGTATGCTTGTTGAATCCAATTAAAACTCAAGCAGAATTCCACACATAAAATACAGTTTTTAATAGGATTGTTATTGTTGAAATTTTCAAATTTTTCTTTTAGATTAATGAAAGGTAGGGTTAGTTGAGGTAAAATAGAATTGTTTTGTATTATTTCTTCTATTTTTTGTTTCAGATTGTCGAAATTAAAATCTATAATTTCGAGAGATCTACATGTATAGATGTATTGCATTAGAGCATCGAGTTGATTTACTACTTCACGGATGTTTGAGGCAGTTTTATCTCGCCCTTTAGTTTCAATAAGTATAGGTTTGATGGCAGAGTTGCTAAGCTCTTTAAGAGCAGTGGTGTTACCAAAGTAGATAAAATTGTTGATAGCAACGGTCCATTGTTGTATAGTATCGAGGTATGTTATGTCGAGCATTGGAGCGATGCGATTTTCAATGGGAATTTGATCAACTTCACGAGGATTACCTAAGACCTCAAATGCTCCATAATATATTTTTTCGATGGTGATGTTTTTGGTTTGTTTGAGGTAATTAAGTACGGAGCTCAGGGTAATCGGGAGAGATCGGAACGAATGTGTTACATCAATAATGAGTTGTTCGTTTGGTAAGATGCTATCAGTGATGATTGAGAAAATACTAAGTAGTTGATCATTGGAGAAACCATTTGGAATGTCGTATTCGTGCAGTGGAATGTCAGGGTTGACCGACAAGAGTTGATCTTTGAGTTTGTTATATCCTTCCCAGTTGTTTTTTCTCGCTTCGTTGGTAAGATAGACGATGATTCTTGATATTTCCCCTGCGTGTTTTTGCAATATGGCTTTCTGGGTGTAGTTTGTCAGGTATCTAGATTGATCGTTGAATTGATAGTAACATTCTTTGTAAAGATTATTTCCTAGAAAAAAAATAAATGTTTTCATGGCATTATCAATTTATCAATTTTAGGGTTAACTCAGACCACAATTCAAGATTTTTGCTTCTAATTTCGTTAGACGTTGTAAATTTTAGGTTTTTAATTTCGCCGGAATATTTTAACGTATCGATAGTGTTGATAGTTGTTTGAAAGACGAATCCTATATGGGTTCGACCGACGGGGGTGATTTCTTCGTTGATGATTCCGCGGAACTGAATGGTATCCGGGAGATGTATTTTAAGTTCTTCAAAAATTTCGCGTTTTGCACAATTGAGTAATGTTTCTAGGAAGTTATTTTCTGAGAAGTCAGAGGGTTCTATATGGCCGCCGAATCCGATTGACCAATAATTATTTAACCGTTTTTCTGATCCGTTTCTTTGATAAATGGCGATTTTATTTTGTTTGTTCGTGAGAACGATATAAGGTATGGGTTGTTTAAAGTTTTCATTATTTTCGATGAAGTTTTTTTCTTTGAAGGTGATATTGTCGAATAAGTTGTTTATTGTATCGGTGTTTGTTTTAATAGCAATGAACTTTGCCAGGAATTGATGAGGAATAGATTTTCTTTCTATGCAAGCAATGTTATTCATTGGATAGTATATTAAAAATTTTTTCTTCGGCTTTTAAAAGAAGTTTTTTCTTCTCTTCTTTTTCAAGGAATGCAGATTTGAATGAGTTATATATGAGTTGGAGGATGTGATTTTTATTGAGTTGAGCTATTTGGGCTGCAAAAAGAAATTCGTTGTTAAGAGTAGTTCTCGATATTCCGGGATTGTCGGTATTTATGGTCACTTTCAATCCATAATTCAAGTAATCCATCAATGGATATTTTTTTGAATTAAAATCACAAATTTGAAAATTGCTTGACGGACAGAGTTCGATGGATATGTTTTTGTCTTTGAACCGTTTCATTAGTTGAGGGTTATTGATAAGGGTAAGACCGTGTCCTATTCTGTCGGCGGAAAGTTCATAGACGGCTTGCCATATATTGTCGACGGGTTGGTCTTCGCCTGCGTGAATAGTGAATCTTATACATTCTTTAAGAAGTGGGAGTAGTTTAGGACGTAATTCGCCCGGTGATTTGAGGGATTCGTTGCCGGCTATATCGAAGCCAATGATGTATTCTTTGTAATGAGCGTCATTGATGAGATTACCGGTGAGTTCAACATGTTTACTGAAAATTGTTTCGTCATTATGCCTTGAACCGATGATTATCAGACGGAAATCGGTGTGTTTTTGTGATTTAAGTTTGTTGATAATAATGTTGATGACTTCTTTTTCTGTGAGGTTACCTTGTGTGTAGTTATGAGGAGAGCATCGTAATTCTAAGTAGATGATATTGTTGTTTTTGCAATAATCTATGAGAAAATCGCAGGTTTTTTCGATGGTTTTTTTGGATTGAAGAATGGCAGATCCCTGAAGGTCGCCAAGTTTTTCATACTTTTCTATGCCTATATTTCGGTAGTGTGTGTTATTGGTATAATTCCCAAAAATAAGTTGGTCTAAGTAGTCGGCGTTTTTATCAAAACAGGATATGAAGGCGGCTACGGCTAAAGGTTTGGGCAGGTTGAGGTGATCTCTAAGTAATTTTTTGTCCTGTATAAATTTTTTCAGATAGTCATCGTTTTTTATAGAAATTGCGTTCTGAATCTGGAGTATCCAATCATTGAAAGAGGATGACTCATTTTTTAGTTGTTCAATATCGTCGGAGTGGGTTTTAGCGACTTCAATCAGTTGATGGGTGTTAAGGACTCCGCCGAAGTGGATGTGAAGTTCTGCTTTCGGAAGGATTGCTATCCATTCTTTGGTGGGGCTTTGTACGGTCAAGGCGTTGAGTATGGAAGGGTGTAATTGGTGCAGACCTAGAAAATTGGACTGGCTATTATTGCTTTGTCTGATTTTGTAGGCGTTGTAGTGGGTGTATTTGGCTTCATCCAATCGTTTGTTGATTACTTTGAGAAGGTTTGTTGATGAAGGATTAGGGGTTCCAAAATGTATAGGATAATCTTTTGACAGGATTTTATTAGGGATTTCTGTGATGTAATTGGATAGTAAGTTACTTTTAACCAGCACAGGGAATATAAAGTTAGCTTTTTCATGGTCTAGAGGAGATAATAGTTCATTTTTTTGAATTGTTATGTTTTGGTTAATGTTAATATGAAATAGAAGGTTGCATCCCCAGATAGAGGCGGCATTGAGAAGGTCTGCACTCATGGTTTTTCTACCGCCTGTGAGAGAGATAAGTAATTTGTCCGAATCTTCTTTTGCTTTAAGGATAGTTCTGTAGATTAAATCGGTCATCGCATCACATTCTTCCTGAGATGTGAGGTCTTGAAAATCTGATTTTATATATTTAATTTCGGGAATTCCTTCGTTACCATATATTTTGATGTATTCGTGTTTCCAATTTTCAAAATTCTGAATAGCATTGTTTGTCGTTGCATCGTTGTTGCAGATAATCCAAAATTGATTAATTGTTTCAATATTTTGTGATTCAAGAATTTTGTGAAAATTATTGATTTGTCGATTGTTTTGAAATATTTTTATTTTTGGATAATTTACAAATGCAAGAATTTCTGGTAGTATTTGCCAAGTTCTTCCGAAAGATGTAACAATTATTGTACGCATTTGACAAAAAATTTTTAATTCAGCAATTTTAAAGATTGATTATTTGATAACATACCTGTAATTTTTTTGTAATTTTAAAATATTATTTTTCCAAATGTCAATTATACTATAAGTCCGTGGAAGAAAGATGATGTTCATTGTAACTTAATTTCTTCGTTTGTTATCTATAATTCAATTTTTATTTTTAGCTAAATCACTAAACTTTTCTATTGCTTTATGAATATTTTGTATAGCTGTTTCTACTTTTATCTGTCTATATAACTGATGAGCCACACTATTGCGAATATCGTCGATTTTGTAGTTTCTGATTATGTTTCGAATGTTAATATATTTTGTCGAAAGTAGATTTTTAGCATTATCTCTATTATCTTTTCTATTGGGCATAAGAGATTCCTGTTCACAAATCCAGGTAATCATGGCTTCATAAAGAATAAGAACAGCAATACCATAACGTTTTTTCTGATATTGCCATTTGGCAAGTTGAAGTTGAAACTCTGAATCTTTATTGATGTTTTTAAATTGTCGGATGAATTCTTCAAGAACATTTGAGATAAAGAGTTGTCCTAAAAAAGGATATTCTTTTTTGAGAATTCCGTTTAGTTGTTGAATTTTACCTTTAACATGAAAAATCAGATTTAAATTTAATGTGTTTGAAAAATCTTTGATAAGTATGCTTTCAGATGGATTGGTTTGCTGTATTAAATCGGAAAGTAAATAACCATTTCCAAAATTTTCAAATGCATAGGCAGCATTTGCCCATTTGCCAATTTCTGCTATTTTTGAAAGGTTTATCACAGGTGCAAATCCTGTTTCTTTGATAACTTCCAACATGCCATAATAAATACCGTCAAAGTGAATTTTTTTTTCGTGTAACTGTATAAAAAACTGAATAACTTGCTGAATAAGAATAGGTAAAGACCGGAAGGAGTGAGTTATGTCCATGTGCAGGGAAATGCTTTCATTTTTGCCAGGAGAAAAAAATTCAGTTTTCAATGTTTCAATGGTTTTTTCTATGTTGTATTTAATTTCATCTTCGTCCATACCGTATTTTAAGATCAATATTTTGATAGGGTAAGGTGAATAAATGTTAATTTCTTGTTCTAATTTGTCAAAAATTTCTTCATTCCAAGTACCGTCATATAGTTTATCGATTTCAGGAATAAGTTGATTAAGAAGGAATTCATTATTTTGTTTAGAAACTGGAACGATACTGTTATACAATTCTTCCCACATAGATTTGTGTGTACCTATGACGTATAGTTTGTCGATTTTTAGTTGCTCGGCTAAAAATAAAGAAACAAAAGAATTCTCATTTTCTACGTTGTTGAATTTATACCGTGCAGTGCGGTATTTTCTTTTACTACCTTTTTCTTCAAAGGGTCCTGTACCTAAAAATGAAATAAGAGCTTTCATATATTGATAAAAATTTAATGTTTTTCTTTACTTCTAATATTGTTTTAAAAATCACATGTTATCATGTTAAACAAAGAACGTGACATTGTATGTTCTAATATTGTGAAAACAATGTTAGAAAAATATTTAATTTTCTATCGAAAAGAATATGAGTTTGTGTTGTGATTGTTTTTATCTGCACGGGTTTTGTTAGTTTATCATCACAAGTGCCTGATTCCGACATTACAACACTGTTCTTGTTTTGGGAAGTTAATGATTTCTTGTTTATGAGTTTGTTGCGCCAGAAATGTTTGGCAACCCGGAGGTTGGGTATGTTGTGGTCGGATATGATGGAGAGGAGGGTGGGCATGGGGTTAAAATAAATTTGTTGATAAAGATATTATTTCATTGTTTTTGCAATTAGTGATTTTTGCTTTTATTTTATCACCAGGTTTTAACTTTTTTAATAATTTACCAAAAATTTGACATTGCAATGTTTTGTTATCAAGAGTAACAGATGCCAATGAATTTGTTTTTTCAATTTTAATAATTTCTGCATAAACAAACTTTCCAATTTGTATCTCATGTAAATGTTTGATAGTTGGAGTATTTATCAAGTAGTTCATGTATTCTATGATGTCTTCATTATTTGTATTTGTTTCTTCATTTGATTTAGTAGTAAAATTTCCCTTTTGTGAAATACTTTTAGTTTCTGATTTAGAAAAATTCTCAAAATAATAGGATTGTTCAAAGAATGTTGGTTTGTGATCAAATGAATTGTTTATAGAAATTGCAATAAAACCAAAAGGGGTAAAAACGAATTCGTCATTATCTTGACGAAAAATTAGTTTGCGTGTTTTGGCAGCAGGTTTTTCATTTATTAAACCTCTGTTGCTATTCCTTTCTATGCCATTAATTATGTGTGTATCGAACTGCCAGTCGCCTGTGATACCGTGGAAGCCGCTGCCGGAACCGAGGTGCAAAAGTGCTTGTTTATTTTTGTTTTCAATAAAATGTTCTACTATGTTTTTCAGAGAATAATATTGCTTTAATATGATATCGTATTTATCACCTTTGTGATGGGCAAAAAATTTTATTTCTTTTTCAAGATACAATTTAGTTTGTTCATTAATCATTTTAAATATTTTCTCTAATAATGTAGTATGAGTATTTAAAGAAAGTTCAATAATTTTTTCAGTGAATATAGGTTTTTGATCGTTTAACAATTTTATTATTTGTGCTGTAATGTTTAATCTCAATTTACTTTGTTTATTTATATTTATACATTCATAAGTGCTGACAAAAGCAGTTGAATTAAAATTTTCGTCAGATCCTTTTCTATTATGCTTCCATGCGCCTTGATTATTATAATCTAAGGAATAAATTTTGGTATCATACAAAGCCATTGCTTCATTGGTAAAATGGGCATCTGTCACTTGCAAAAAACGCATGATGCTATTTTCGACTGTGCCAAATATAATTGTATCGGGATCATCAGAGTCAAAAGGATTTCTATTAATATCTTCGTCTTTCCGGCATAAATATCCCAAAATGGCAGAGCGTAATGCACCTTTTATAGATGAGCCGGGTATGTATGGAACATTAAAGCCATCTCTAATGTGAGCAAAAATCTCATTTGGTTCTTTGTTGAATTTTATTTTAAAGGCAGGTTTAATTTTTAATTTTTTGGAAATTTCCTTTATGGTATTTCTATTTTGATTATGTGAGAGAAATAAAGATGTGATTTTTTCAATATCATTTTCATCTATATCAATATGATTTAGTTTAAAAAATTCGATGTGTTCATTATTGAGACAATAATCAAGTCCTTTTATCCATTTTTTTTCCGGACCGGCACCAATGTGTATTGGTGTTATGGTTTTAATTCGTAAATCGTATGTTATGTTAGTATAATTCATAAATTTTCTTTTTCTTTTGTTATTAAACCTATTTTTAAGTTTAAGTTTTGAGGGAAAGGAATCCAAATGGATATGCCAATTCTAAAAATTGAATGAATGTTTTTTGTATGGGCAGGTAATTGATTTCTTTCTGGTGTTATATCTGCAATTTTGCCTGATGTCAATATGTTGTTGTTAGATTTTATATTGCTGATATTTAATACCGAGCCCTCTTTAATGCAACGAATATTTTTTTTTCTGAGGGTATTGTAAGGAAAACTGGTAATCCAACCACCTCGGGTAAGAATGTCAAAATATGCATCGTTCAGCATCGCTTTAGCGAGATTGTGATCTTCAGGGATGTAAAGAGATAGATTTAAAGCATAATGGGGTTGTTGGATTGTGAATTTTGGAATGTTGGGATTACTATCATTTTCAACTGTATATGTGAATGTTCCATGCCCCACATTTCGATCGGTGCCAATTCCTGCATCTTGTAAATAATCCAGAGCGCTTTTGATGGCATGGTAAATTACATCGTCTTCATAAATTAAGAAAAAGTAGAACCCGCTGTTTTCATTAAAATAAATTCTTTCGATGTAAAAAGGTTTGGCGTCTTCATTGTTGCGTGAGACCCTCACCCGTGGAACAACTGATGTGCTGATGAAATTTTCATTAATTTCTTTGTCTGTGTAGAACATACCTTTGATGAAGTCAGAGCGTAGTTCAAACTCACCTGAATAGGTTTCTTGTATTTTTTTTATAATACTTGCATCAATGTATTGAATTTTTTTTATTTTTTTGTTCAGTTCTATCGGAATATCATGTGGGATAAAATTTAGTGGTCTCGGTAAAAAATAAATTGTTTGATTCCCTTGTGTGATATATGGAA is drawn from Vicingaceae bacterium and contains these coding sequences:
- a CDS encoding type III-A CRISPR-associated RAMP protein Csm4, which translates into the protein MPIKIIRLKFNAPLHISTVKSEYDISEKIVHSDTLYSAILEAWNVLGMHKFIPASTDEKLQFSISSLFPYITQGNQTIYFLPRPLNFIPHDIPIELNKKIKKIQYIDASIIKKIQETYSGEFELRSDFIKGMFYTDKEINENFISTSVVPRVRVSRNNEDAKPFYIERIYFNENSGFYFFLIYEDDVIYHAIKSALDYLQDAGIGTDRNVGHGTFTYTVENDSNPNIPKFTIQQPHYALNLSLYIPEDHNLAKAMLNDAYFDILTRGGWITSFPYNTLRKKNIRCIKEGSVLNISNIKSNNNILTSGKIADITPERNQLPAHTKNIHSIFRIGISIWIPFPQNLNLKIGLITKEKENL